The following proteins come from a genomic window of Coffea arabica cultivar ET-39 chromosome 11c, Coffea Arabica ET-39 HiFi, whole genome shotgun sequence:
- the LOC113716727 gene encoding uncharacterized protein isoform X3, whose protein sequence is MQMWLLFGMPLPTMNGLLISFRIFMRIPCPHPGRIWLEQRGLQRALYWHIEARVVLDLQEFQTSANDHELQFSMVDGDFKKFEGKWSVKSGKRFSKTTLSYELNVIPTFNFPAIFLERIISSDLPVNLQAMACRAESTFKNSQNSLTDEAPPVTTLADSFTSTSSDVSGVASDKNDFPTGELKEKLLKATLSPLSPAKSELSSNWGVFGKVCKLDKPCMVDEVHLRRFDGLLENGGVHRCVIASITVKAPVPEVWNILTEYERLPEIVPNLAISKILSRENNKVRILQEGCKGLLYMVLHARVILDLCEVLEQEISFKQVEGDFDSFRGKWSLEQLGNHHTLLKYTVESKMRKNSFLSEAIMEEVIYEDLPSNLCAIRDYIETKVAENTSKAFDYSAYTNELFASSSNENAASNDEPANQNLSSTASDSSRQRPKVPGLQRDIEVLKSELFTFIAEHGQEGFMPMRKQLRRHGRVDIEKAITRMGGFRRIAALMNLSLAYKHRKPKGYWDNLENLQEEISWFQKSWRMDPSFMPSRKAFEQAGRFDIARALEKWGGLHEVSRLLSLKVRHPNRQASLAKERKMEVLAPNEDQAPSKPYVSQNTQKWLTKVKEFDINWVE, encoded by the exons CATGAGAATTCCTTGTCCACATCCCGGACGTATTTGGTTGGAGCAGAGAGGCTTGCAACGAGCTCTTTATTGGCACATAGAAGCTCGGGTTGTGTTGGATCTCCAAGAGTTTCAAACTTCA GCAAATGACCATGAACTCCAGTTTTCCATGGTTGATGGTGATTTCAAGAAGTTTGAAGGAAAATGGTCTGTCAAATCTGGTAAAAG GTTCTCAAAAACTACTTTGAGTTATGAGCTAAATGTCATACCAACATTCAACTTCCCTGCAATTTTCTTGGAGAGAATAATCAGCTCAGATCTTCCTGTGAATCTTCAAGCCATGGCTTGCAGAGCTGAAAGTACTTTCAAGAACAGCCAGAATTCATTGACTGATGAAGCTCCTCCAGTTACAACATTAGCAGACTCCTTTACTTCCACAAGTTCAGATGTCAGTGGTGTTGCATCAGACAAGAATGATTTTCCCACTGgagaattaaaagaaaaattgctcAAGGCTACCTTGAGCCCCTTATCTCCCGCAAAAAGTGAGTTAAGCAGTAATTGGGGAGTATTTGGGAAAGTATGCAAGCTTGATAAGCCATGTATGGTAGATGAAGTTCATCTTCGAAGATTTGACGGCCTTTTG GAAAATGGAGGTGTTCACCGTTGTGTTATTGCTAGCATAACCGTAAAAGCTCCAGTGCCTGAAGTTTGGAATATTTTGACCGAGTATGAGAGACTTCCTGA GATAGTTCCAAACTTAGCTATCAGCAAGATTCTGTCACGCGAGAACAATAAAGTTCGCATTCTTCAG GAGGGATGCAAGGGTTTGCTATACATGGTACTTCATGCACGTGTTATACTTGACTTGTGTGAAGTACTTGAACAAGAGATTAGCTTTAAGCAGGTTGAAGGTGATTTTGATTCATTCAGGGGGAAATGGAGTCTAGAGCAATTAGGGAATCATCACACACTGTTGAAATACACTGTGGAGTCAAAAATGCGGAAGAATTCATTTCTTTCTGAAGCTATCATGGAAGAG GTGATATATGAAGATCTCCCTTCAAATTTATGTGCAATTCGAGATTATATTgagacaaaggttgctgaaaacACTTCCAAGGCATTTGACTATTCAGCTTACACAAATGAGCTTTTTGCTTCATCTTCCAACGAGAATGCTGCCAGTAATGATGAGCCAGCTAATCAAAATTTGAGTTCAACTGCTTCAGATTCATCTAGACAGAGACCTAAAGTTCCAGGATTGCAGAGAGACATTGAAGTTCTCAAATCTGAACTCTTCACTTTTATAGCTGAACATGGACAAGAAGGCTTTATGCCCATGAGAAAGCAACTTCGGAGGCATGGAAGGGTGGACATTGAGAAGGCAATCACGCGCATGGGAGGATTCAGAAGAATAGCTGCCTTGATGAATCTCTCTCTCGCATACAAACACCGCAAGCCAAAAGGTTATTGGGACAACCTTGAGAATTTGCAAGAAGAG ATAAGTTGGTTCCAAAAGAGTTGGAGAATGGACCCATCATTCATGCCCAGCAGAAAAGCTTTTGAGCAAGCAG GTCGCTTTGATATTGCACGTGCATTGGAGAAATGGGGAGGTCTTCATGAAGTTTCACGTCTTCTTTCACTTAAGGTGAGGCATCCTAACAGGCAGGCAAGCttagcaaaagaaagaaaaatggaagtttTGGCGCCTAACGAAGACCAGGCACCATCTAAGCCTTATGTTTCGCAAAACACTCAGAAGTGGCTGACAAAAGTGAAGGAATTTGACATAAATTGGGTGGAatga
- the LOC113716727 gene encoding uncharacterized protein isoform X4, whose translation MVDGDFKKFEGKWSVKSGKRFSKTTLSYELNVIPTFNFPAIFLERIISSDLPVNLQAMACRAESTFKNSQNSLTDEAPPVTTLADSFTSTSSDVSGVASDKNDFPTGELKEKLLKATLSPLSPAKSELSSNWGVFGKVCKLDKPCMVDEVHLRRFDGLLENGGVHRCVIASITVKAPVPEVWNILTEYERLPEIVPNLAISKILSRENNKVRILQEGCKGLLYMVLHARVILDLCEVLEQEISFKQVEGDFDSFRGKWSLEQLGNHHTLLKYTVESKMRKNSFLSEAIMEEVIYEDLPSNLCAIRDYIETKVAENTSKAFDYSAYTNELFASSSNENAASNDEPANQNLSSTASDSSRQRPKVPGLQRDIEVLKSELFTFIAEHGQEGFMPMRKQLRRHGRVDIEKAITRMGGFRRIAALMNLSLAYKHRKPKGYWDNLENLQEEISWFQKSWRMDPSFMPSRKAFEQAGRFDIARALEKWGGLHEVSRLLSLKVRHPNRQASLAKERKMEVLAPNEDQAPSKPYVSQNTQKWLTKVKEFDINWVE comes from the exons ATGGTTGATGGTGATTTCAAGAAGTTTGAAGGAAAATGGTCTGTCAAATCTGGTAAAAG GTTCTCAAAAACTACTTTGAGTTATGAGCTAAATGTCATACCAACATTCAACTTCCCTGCAATTTTCTTGGAGAGAATAATCAGCTCAGATCTTCCTGTGAATCTTCAAGCCATGGCTTGCAGAGCTGAAAGTACTTTCAAGAACAGCCAGAATTCATTGACTGATGAAGCTCCTCCAGTTACAACATTAGCAGACTCCTTTACTTCCACAAGTTCAGATGTCAGTGGTGTTGCATCAGACAAGAATGATTTTCCCACTGgagaattaaaagaaaaattgctcAAGGCTACCTTGAGCCCCTTATCTCCCGCAAAAAGTGAGTTAAGCAGTAATTGGGGAGTATTTGGGAAAGTATGCAAGCTTGATAAGCCATGTATGGTAGATGAAGTTCATCTTCGAAGATTTGACGGCCTTTTG GAAAATGGAGGTGTTCACCGTTGTGTTATTGCTAGCATAACCGTAAAAGCTCCAGTGCCTGAAGTTTGGAATATTTTGACCGAGTATGAGAGACTTCCTGA GATAGTTCCAAACTTAGCTATCAGCAAGATTCTGTCACGCGAGAACAATAAAGTTCGCATTCTTCAG GAGGGATGCAAGGGTTTGCTATACATGGTACTTCATGCACGTGTTATACTTGACTTGTGTGAAGTACTTGAACAAGAGATTAGCTTTAAGCAGGTTGAAGGTGATTTTGATTCATTCAGGGGGAAATGGAGTCTAGAGCAATTAGGGAATCATCACACACTGTTGAAATACACTGTGGAGTCAAAAATGCGGAAGAATTCATTTCTTTCTGAAGCTATCATGGAAGAG GTGATATATGAAGATCTCCCTTCAAATTTATGTGCAATTCGAGATTATATTgagacaaaggttgctgaaaacACTTCCAAGGCATTTGACTATTCAGCTTACACAAATGAGCTTTTTGCTTCATCTTCCAACGAGAATGCTGCCAGTAATGATGAGCCAGCTAATCAAAATTTGAGTTCAACTGCTTCAGATTCATCTAGACAGAGACCTAAAGTTCCAGGATTGCAGAGAGACATTGAAGTTCTCAAATCTGAACTCTTCACTTTTATAGCTGAACATGGACAAGAAGGCTTTATGCCCATGAGAAAGCAACTTCGGAGGCATGGAAGGGTGGACATTGAGAAGGCAATCACGCGCATGGGAGGATTCAGAAGAATAGCTGCCTTGATGAATCTCTCTCTCGCATACAAACACCGCAAGCCAAAAGGTTATTGGGACAACCTTGAGAATTTGCAAGAAGAG ATAAGTTGGTTCCAAAAGAGTTGGAGAATGGACCCATCATTCATGCCCAGCAGAAAAGCTTTTGAGCAAGCAG GTCGCTTTGATATTGCACGTGCATTGGAGAAATGGGGAGGTCTTCATGAAGTTTCACGTCTTCTTTCACTTAAGGTGAGGCATCCTAACAGGCAGGCAAGCttagcaaaagaaagaaaaatggaagtttTGGCGCCTAACGAAGACCAGGCACCATCTAAGCCTTATGTTTCGCAAAACACTCAGAAGTGGCTGACAAAAGTGAAGGAATTTGACATAAATTGGGTGGAatga